In one Mucilaginibacter sp. PAMB04168 genomic region, the following are encoded:
- the der gene encoding ribosome biogenesis GTPase Der: MSNIVAIVGRPNVGKSTLYNRLTESRKAIVDDFSGVTRDRHYGIAEWVGRTFNVIDTGGYVANSEDVFEAAIREQVVIAIEEATSILFVVDVTTGITDLDDEIASILRKGKKPVFVVVNKVDNNSQQSDATEFYALGLGEIYNISSMTGSGTGELLDEVIKTFDEEPVEENTLPKYAIVGRPNVGKSSIINALIGQERNIVTPIAGTTRDSIHIHYNRYGHEFMLIDTAGLRKKTKVRENIEFYSVMRTIKALEEADVVILMVDAVEGLESQDINIFHLAEKNKKGLVIVVNKWDLIEKNNKTVKVFEEQIQEKIAPFTDVPIVFTSVLEKQRLLKVLETAQEVYNNRSKKVPTSKLNDVMLPIIESYPPPSIKGKHVKIKYATQINGTSPMFAFFCNLPQYIKEPYRRFIENKLRENFDFGGVPVQIFFRQK; this comes from the coding sequence ATGAGTAATATAGTAGCTATTGTGGGCCGCCCTAATGTAGGCAAATCCACTTTATATAATAGATTAACTGAAAGCCGCAAAGCCATTGTAGATGACTTTAGCGGCGTTACGCGCGACCGCCATTACGGTATTGCCGAGTGGGTGGGTCGCACGTTTAACGTAATTGATACAGGCGGCTACGTGGCCAATTCTGAAGACGTTTTTGAAGCTGCCATACGTGAGCAGGTTGTTATTGCCATTGAAGAAGCCACGTCCATTTTATTTGTGGTTGATGTAACCACCGGCATAACCGATTTAGACGATGAAATTGCATCTATACTACGCAAAGGTAAAAAGCCTGTTTTTGTGGTAGTAAATAAGGTAGACAATAATTCGCAGCAAAGCGATGCCACTGAGTTTTACGCTTTAGGTTTGGGTGAGATTTACAACATTTCATCCATGACCGGATCTGGCACTGGTGAACTGCTGGATGAGGTTATTAAAACCTTTGATGAAGAACCGGTAGAAGAAAACACCTTACCCAAATACGCCATTGTAGGTCGTCCTAACGTAGGTAAATCTTCTATCATTAATGCCTTAATTGGTCAGGAGCGTAATATTGTTACGCCTATTGCAGGTACCACGCGCGATTCTATTCACATTCACTACAACCGCTATGGTCACGAGTTTATGCTGATTGACACCGCCGGACTGCGCAAAAAAACCAAAGTAAGGGAGAACATTGAGTTTTACTCGGTGATGCGTACCATAAAAGCGTTGGAAGAGGCAGATGTAGTTATACTGATGGTAGATGCGGTAGAGGGGCTAGAATCACAGGATATCAACATTTTTCACCTTGCAGAGAAAAACAAGAAAGGCCTCGTAATAGTGGTAAACAAATGGGATTTGATTGAAAAGAACAACAAAACCGTTAAAGTTTTTGAAGAGCAAATACAAGAAAAAATTGCGCCTTTTACAGATGTGCCTATTGTTTTCACCTCCGTATTAGAAAAGCAGCGCTTACTAAAAGTACTTGAAACTGCCCAGGAGGTTTATAATAACCGTAGCAAAAAAGTTCCTACCTCAAAACTGAATGATGTGATGCTACCTATTATTGAAAGCTACCCGCCACCATCTATCAAAGGCAAGCACGTAAAAATAAAGTATGCTACGCAGATAAATGGCACGTCGCCTATGTTTGCGTTCTTTTGTAATTTACCGCAGTACATTAAAGAGCCTTACCGCCGCTTTATTGAAAACAAGCTGCGCGAAAACTTCGACTTTGGCGGCGTACCCGTACAAATATTTTTCAGACAGAAATAA
- the era gene encoding GTPase Era codes for MSHRAGFVSIIGKPNAGKSTLMNAFVGEKMSIITPKAQTTRHRIMGIVNADNYQIVFSDTPGVIKPHYLLQESMMHQVSGSIVDADLILFVTDINEAHDEGDVLEKLQNSQAPVVVLINKIDKSDAETVKAKVDYWQEKLNPKAIFAISALMDHNIRGVMDFVVENLPEHPPYYEKDFLTDRNDRFFAAEMIREQVFKQYKKEIPYSTEVIITAFEESDTLYKISAEIIVERDSQKNILIGKNGEMLKIVGTYARRSMEDFFQRKVFLQTFVKVISDWRSKKNYLKQFGYED; via the coding sequence ATGAGTCACCGGGCCGGATTTGTGAGCATTATTGGTAAGCCTAACGCAGGTAAATCCACCCTGATGAATGCGTTTGTAGGCGAAAAGATGTCTATCATCACACCTAAAGCACAAACTACACGTCACCGCATTATGGGTATTGTTAATGCCGACAATTACCAAATCGTTTTTTCGGATACTCCGGGCGTTATCAAGCCGCATTATTTATTGCAAGAAAGCATGATGCACCAGGTATCCGGCTCTATTGTAGATGCTGACCTGATACTGTTCGTAACTGACATTAACGAAGCACATGACGAAGGTGACGTGTTAGAGAAATTGCAAAACTCGCAGGCACCGGTAGTAGTGCTTATTAACAAAATTGATAAAAGTGATGCCGAAACGGTAAAAGCCAAGGTTGATTACTGGCAGGAAAAACTGAACCCTAAAGCCATCTTTGCCATATCGGCGCTAATGGACCATAACATACGCGGCGTTATGGATTTTGTAGTAGAAAACTTGCCTGAGCATCCGCCCTATTATGAGAAGGATTTTTTGACCGACCGTAATGACCGCTTCTTTGCTGCCGAAATGATACGGGAGCAAGTGTTTAAACAGTATAAAAAGGAAATACCCTATAGTACCGAGGTAATCATCACTGCGTTTGAAGAAAGCGATACGTTATACAAAATCAGTGCTGAAATTATTGTAGAGCGCGACTCGCAAAAAAATATCCTGATTGGTAAAAACGGCGAAATGCTTAAAATTGTTGGCACTTATGCACGCCGTAGTATGGAAGACTTTTTTCAACGTAAAGTTTTTCTGCAAACGTTTGTAAAGGTTATTAGCGATTGGCGCAGCAAGAAAAATTATCTGAAGCAATTTGGGTACGAAGACTAA